The nucleotide window CCGGTACCTCAACTTGAAAGAGATTATGGAAACATGAGTTCATTTTGGCCATGGTACTAGGAATAGTTTGGATACCTTGAAATTCGAATATTTGTAATTTCAAGATATCTAATGTCCGCATAATGAAATTTCGAATGTTTGAATATCTAAAATTGTAAACAAAATATACATATGTCCTGAAGCAACATCAAAGTACAAGTTAAACCAGAAATTTGCTTACAACTAGTGGTGACAAAATGGGCGGTTTGGGTAATTAGTTCGAAACAGTTTGGgacaaaaacctaaaaaatatataaacaatttAAAACTAAACATACATACATTGAAATAATAATTGAGTATAAACTATAATATGTAATCATCTGAAGACATACATATGAGCATATCATAATTCATTgaatatatctatatatatgtgaaatttggTGTTTAAACTTTTGGACATGAGTATGTGTGTGTATTAGAGGATAATGAATCATGTACAATCATGAAGCTAGTAATCTTTAGTACTACTATTAGATTGTTGAAAGCAAACATAGTATTCTTGATTCATGGCTATGGTGGTCACTACTATCTTCCCAACAGTATGACTTGTACTCTGTGCTACTACTACTCATGTTcatctcttcctcttcttcaggAAGCATGTTGAGATCAAGAAACCCTCGAGTCTCTCGAACCAGCTCATCGGGTTTCTTGATCACATTGGTGTTGTTTTGTTGATTCGGTTTAGCTTCAGAAATCATGTGTGATCTTTTGTGACCCCCTAAAGCTTGTCCTGAAGGAAAAACCTTGAAGCAAATTGGACACTCATGTGCTCTCAACTCCACTGGCTTTTTCTTCAAAGAACCAACATCAAGATTGAAACTTGATGATTCTTGATGATCATTAGATGTTCTTGAATCATACCCGTTGTTTGTTTGATCATGATCTAACACGGGTTTGTGTTCGATTTTGTTTTCGCTTTGGATTTTTGAATCAAAATCTTTCTTGAGTACTTTTTGGTGACTTGCTTTGTGTCCACAAAGTGCTTGATGAGATTGAAAACTCTTGTTACATGTGACACACTCAAACTTTCTCTTGTTTGAGTCTTTCAATCCACCAAAACCCAAATCGAATTCGTTGAATTTCATCAATCCCACCTCAGATCTTCCAAGAAAATCAAAACCAACTTCGGTTTTTGCAAATTTGTTCATCTTAGGACCCTTTTTAATCAAACCTTTACCCTCAACTTTTCTCAACTTTACCAAAACAGAGGAATTTGAGCATCTTGATCCCAAATCTCTAGAGAGCATCATCAAAGACATAGCAACTTCTGCTTCTtgttcttgttcgatttcggacACCATACTTGTTGAAGCATTATTACTACTAATTTGATAATTAGCATTCATAGAGACTGAAGAAGAAGGTGTTGTAATTGCAGTTTTACCAGAACCAACTATGTACCTTTTCTTTAGTCCTTTTCCAGATCTTGATCGCGATGGCGATCGCGGTCTTGATCTCTTTATTGGTCCATTTTTGGCATCTGAATTCTCATTATCTGAATGGCTAGTCCAAGACTCTTGATGCAAACTTGCAACCTTCTTGTTTTTGTTGCTTGAAACTTTCATAGAGTGACATTTCATATGCCCAAACAAAGCCTTCCAAGATTGAAACCCTTTTCCACATTCTTTACAAGCTTTATCAACACCACCTGAACAACTTTTGTTTTTCACCTGACCATGATCAGTGGAGCTGATCACATGAGACCTCATGTGACCCCCTAATGATCTTCCACAAGGAAAGCTCTTGTTGCAGAATTTACACATGTGTTTCATCGATTCTTCACCGCTTTCTTCCATCAAATTCCGATCGAATTCGAACAATTCAGATCAGTAATTCAGAACCAAGAATTCAAGATtcaaaaacaaagtaaaattgaGAGAGACCCAGATCAAGAAACAAGATCTAAAGGTGAAATCTTTAGTGGGAATTCAGAAATTTTCAAGATTGATGATGAAAACAAGAAACCCATCTCAaatttcatctttttcttgatCAAGAACCTTCAAGAACCAAACTTTAAGGTGGTTTTAACTAGAAGCTAAATAGTTAGTTGAAAATGGAAGTTAAAAGATCAAGAAACAAGATCTAAAGGTGAAATCTTGAATGAGAATTCAGAAATATTCAAGATTGATGACAGAAACAAAATACCCATCTCAAATTTCATCTTTTTATTGATCAAGAACCTCAAAGAACCAAACTTTAAGGTGGTAAAGAGTAGAAGAAGCTATATAGTTAGTTGAAATTGGAAGTTAAAGAAAGGGTAAAGATGATGGGTCGGTTACCTTTGTTTGTTGCTAATGATGACAATGAACAAGCAAAGGGAAACATAAAGGAAAGAAGTGGGATACACTCACACTGACCATCTGTTTCTCTCACTAAAACTATATGTGAGGGGGGGTATATTTGGAGGAAGATGGAGAAATTCATGCATGAAAGCAAGGATAAAAAGAAGCTAAAGCAAAGATGGTCGCACGTGTACTTGAGTACCAGCAAGTAAACCAACGGCTTAGATCTCTCCACGTGGCAGTTCCTAAGTTCTGGTAGCAAAGATCCTCTCCCACCTGATCCTACCACCCACCTGTATCTTTAACTATTCTTTGCCTTGTAAGCACAGCACATACACAGTTGAAATGTTCCTCTACCCATTAATTAATaacaaattaatatttttttaacgaCAACTTAGTATTATCGTgttcagtggcggaactagcccaaaaagttaggggtatcctaattttttttttaggatcaggggtatcctttatataacagGTGCGGAGTTGAGAGGTATTTTTACACAACGAAAATGGAGTTaaagggtatttttacactacgaaaaTGGAGTTaaagggtatttttacactacgaagACGGGGTTGagggtagcccgtgctaccctTATTAATACTATAAGTCCGCCACTGATCGTGTCACCAGCGttaccacccgatcatatccatctaaTGATCCCGAAGCCTTATCCCACCCTAAAAATACCACTAGGCTTACATTTAGTTTTATTAACAGTGCTAACATAGAAGTTCATTATGTTagaaaataattattttagaaGTAAAATTGTAAAATCTTTAAGTCAATTATAAAGATAATGCTTTATGTTCAGGCTCATATTTCTAACCTAACTATCTACTTCCATTACAAAATTGTTTTTGGCATGCTTTGCCATCATAAATATTCCATTTATGTATTTCTTTTCTTACATCTGTGAGGGTTTAAAATTGTTATTTGGTcccttttttatatataaaaaagagAAGGTTACATCAAAAAGCTGTGAGACACTAACCCCTTTCCAAATTTAAGGTAAATTGTTTAGTTGTTATGTTGATGCAATGAAAAACTAGCTAGAGATATTTAGTTGACCCGTCCTGACCCGAATAACCTTACTCTTTTATAATGTTATCTCTAGTGACAAATTTGTTTAATCCAACACAAAGCCATGCATTGGCAAAGCATATgggggagggggcggccgacctcTCGAACTTTTTGCAGGCATGGTTCAACCATTAAGCACAAGCACAATGATTTAGAGGAGATACATGAAGAAAAATATGAACTTCTACAAGTTTGAGTTTTCCTTTAAAAATAATCTAATACAGTAattctaaaatatatatttttataagagTTAAATGACATTTTAGTTCTTGTGGTTTGGAccattttgctagtttagtccaaaggtttcatttttcgcttgtgggtgccattttagtccactgggttaacttcatccattttttctgttaacgtgaagagcaattcggtcattttatatgtaattttgttaactagaagggcaattcaatcatataaaatgaccgaattgcccttctcgttaacagaaaaaatggatgaaggataaaaatggcaacgatgaaacctttttgacccacaaacaaaaaatgaaacttttagattaaattaacaaaataaccaaaccacaaggactaaaatggcatttaactctataacAATAAAGAATTAGCATAATTGTAGTTGAAATTTGAAAGCTAGAAAGGTAAAAGCTTTAGCAAGTAGGGAAGCAGTTATGTGGTGGGAGCCCTTTTTTTGTCATCTTGGTGcaagtttccaaaaggattcAACTGATTTAACTATTCTACCAACTGTCCTTTTTTTCCAAGGCCATAAATCGAATAAATAGAACATAATTTTGTTGGATTAGGTTACATAAATTCTCTAAATTATTCAATATAAACTACAGGTTAAAAACTTAGTCTCAAGTTATATGAGTATTACGTTATacatgtaaacgagccaagctgcTCGTAAATTACTTGAGATCGATTCGATAAAACGTTAAACGAGTCAAGCTTAAATGAGATATATTGAAGCTCATATAATAAAGGAACTCGAACACGAGTTTTTCAAACCGAGCTTGACTAGGCTCACAAGCTTAAAGTaccatatttttttaaataattataaatatata belongs to Helianthus annuus cultivar XRQ/B chromosome 5, HanXRQr2.0-SUNRISE, whole genome shotgun sequence and includes:
- the LOC110941896 gene encoding zinc finger protein ZAT9 is translated as MEESGEESMKHMCKFCNKSFPCGRSLGGHMRSHVISSTDHGQVKNKSCSGGVDKACKECGKGFQSWKALFGHMKCHSMKVSSNKNKKVASLHQESWTSHSDNENSDAKNGPIKRSRPRSPSRSRSGKGLKKRYIVGSGKTAITTPSSSVSMNANYQISSNNASTSMVSEIEQEQEAEVAMSLMMLSRDLGSRCSNSSVLVKLRKVEGKGLIKKGPKMNKFAKTEVGFDFLGRSEVGLMKFNEFDLGFGGLKDSNKRKFECVTCNKSFQSHQALCGHKASHQKVLKKDFDSKIQSENKIEHKPVLDHDQTNNGYDSRTSNDHQESSSFNLDVGSLKKKPVELRAHECPICFKVFPSGQALGGHKRSHMISEAKPNQQNNTNVIKKPDELVRETRGFLDLNMLPEEEEEMNMSSSSTEYKSYCWEDSSDHHSHESRILCLLSTI